In Apodemus sylvaticus chromosome 8, mApoSyl1.1, whole genome shotgun sequence, one genomic interval encodes:
- the LOC127690526 gene encoding ral guanine nucleotide dissociation stimulator-like: protein MFSCCVHAPQGSGLKKDNREGNRGIWRHRFLSCLLCLWPFSRNRNILTKENQDLDLTDQGENTSPLQDVSELHGESQNSSETVVKLGNNLVPSLQEGDPFFFPGCLSTCQRFVTPLQALDLLHVKYANFGPYSEEDEQVKNTLCSFLDTWMDKNPEDFCEPTDVLTLKYLKSSYIVFMAHSDLSVRVNRIQTMLQKIKAKDLQSEDEEDSDLGIYKSSDPEIQWV, encoded by the exons ATGTTCTCTTGCTGTGTTCATGCTCCTCAAGGCTCAGGCCTCAAAAAAGACAACAGAGAAGGTAATAGAGGCATCTGGAGGCACAGGTTTCTCTCTTGCCTTCTATGCCTGTGGCCTTTTTCTCGAAATAGGAATATCTTGACCAAAGAAAATCAAGACTTGGACCTCACAGACCAG GGTGAGAATACTTCCCCTCTACAGGATGTGAGCGAGCTACATGGAGAATCACAGAACAGTTCAGAGACTGTGGTTAAACTTGGGAACAATCTAGTGCCTTCTCTGCAGGAAGGGGACCCCTTCTTTTTCCCTGGCTGCCTGTCCACATGCCAAAGATTTGTCACCCCTCTACAGGCTCTAGACCTGTTGCATGTCAA GTATGCAAACTTTGGTCCTTATTCTGAAGAGGATGAACAAGTAAAGAACACCCTCTGTAGTTTTCTGGATACATGGATGGACAAGAACCCTGAGGACTTTTGTGAGCCCACAGATGTGCTGACTCTGAAATATCTAAAGTCCTCTTACATTGTCTTCATGGCACACTCAGATCTTAGTGTCCGTGTCAACAGGATCCAGACCATGTTGCAAAAAATAAAGGCCAAGGATTTACAATCTGAGGATGAGGAAGACTCAGATCTGGGGATTTACAAATCCTCAGATCCTGAGATTCAATGGGTGTAA